The following coding sequences lie in one Spinacia oleracea cultivar Varoflay chromosome 1, BTI_SOV_V1, whole genome shotgun sequence genomic window:
- the LOC110803484 gene encoding uncharacterized protein: MLVGGGDTGSLRRDKEGESEWKQMREEEELGLSGGIIVMWNPQFINFEMIGRDLHSIHGVVEVNNSNPFQFLISAIYASTKFKSRIESWHELIDMSKHISVPWVVMGDFNEITCQSDKLGGNRIKQYRADKFVDAMDECGLIDVGNIGSFSNMVNENMNAGCSNLVTKLKNISKTMSSWAKDNIGNFLKKGKILSARLRGIEKALEIRPNCRHLLELNEELSKELGLIYEQEETFWMAKARCNWIKSGDANTGFFHKSVIIRRRRNKISKLTSEVGLNVEGPDLVSHIVTYFTNLFTLEITIPPCEDHHYRNEINIDQPTSIEEIGKTVFELGPLKAPGRDGLHAYFYQQHWGSLWQDTYNFVDSILQDRSFPI, encoded by the exons ATGTTGGTAGGCGGAGGTGACACTGGTAGTTTACGCCGAGACAAAGAGGGAGAGAGTGAATGGAAACAAATGAGGGAAGAGGAGGAGCTAGGACTATCTGGCGGGATAATAGTCATGTGGAACCCCCAATTTATCAACTTTGAGATGATAGGAAGGGATCTTCATTCTATTCACGGCGTTGTGGAGGTAAACAATTCTAACCCCTTCCAATTTTTGATTTCAGCTATTTATGCTAGCACTAAGTTTAAAAGTAGAATAGAATCTTGGCATGAACTAATTGATATGTCTAAACATATTTCTGTGCCTTGGGTGGTAATGGGAGATTTTAATGAAATTACCTGTCAATCGGATAAACTGGGGGGAAATCGTATAAAACAGTACAGAGCTGATAAATTTGTTGATGCAATGGATGAATGTGGTTTGATAGATGTTGGCAACATAGGAA GTTTCTCTAACATGGTAAATGAAAATATGAATGCTGGTTGCTCTAATCTTGTGACCAAACTTAAAAACATTTCAAAAACAATGTCTTCTTGGGCTAAAGACAACATAGGGAACTTTCTTAAAAAAGGGAAAATTCTGTCTGCTAGATTACGTGGGATAGAAAAAGCCTTAGAAATTAGACCAAACTGCAGGCATCTACTGGAATTAAATGAGGAACTCTCTAAGGAGTTGGGCCTCATTTATGAACAGGAAGAAACCTTTTGGATGGCCAAGGCAAGGTGTAATTGGATCAAAAGTGGTGATGCAAATACTGGGTTCTTCCATAAGTCAGTTATCATAAGGAGAAGAAGGAACAAAATTTCTAAACTCACCTCTGAAGTTGGCCTAAATGTTGAGGGTCCTGACTTAGTCTCCCATATTGTCACCTACTTCACTAACCTCTTTACCTTAGAGATCACTATCCCCCCATGTGAAGACCACCACTATAGAAATGAGATTAACATAGATCAACCAACCTCCATTGAGGAAATAGGGAAGACAGTCTTTGAGCTAGGACCCCTAAAAGCCCCAGGAAGGGATGGCCTCCATGCTTATTTCTACCAGCAACACTGGGGGAGTCTTTGGCAAGACACTTATAACTTTGTAGATAGCATTCTCCAGGATAGGTCCTTCCCTATTTAG
- the LOC110804014 gene encoding ubiquitin-like-specific protease 1, with protein sequence MKTMMLGLKEGEHVKVHCTKRTFNMEKDFEISVTVEDTDQLLSGAWLNISIIQVFVTALSELCFHDDCHPNSIGFMCPEMISATMLKSDADRILLYMTRSMSALSSKTFILCPYYEKSHWMLLVLCLSKREVYIFDSQQKKRNLMIKEPLNNAFRSYKRLGGQSKGTKITWIPAQCAQQPGSLDCGYYVMRFMYDIIMNHGNSQDLTKDFSRTLPYSPEEINEVKDFWADYFMNNVEFLA encoded by the exons atgaaaactatgatgttgggattaaaagaaggggagcacgttaaggtacattgcactaaaaggacattcaatatggaaaaggactttgaaattagtgtcaccgttgaagacaccgatcaacttctctcgggagcatggctcaatatatcaataatacaagtttttgttac ggctttgagtgagttgtgttttcacgatgattgtcaccccaatagtattggattcatgtgcccggagatgatctcggccaccatgttaaagtccgatgcagatcgaattctattgtacatgacgaggtccatgagtgcacttagttctaagacattcatcttatgtccatactacgaaaa gagtcactggatgcttttagttctttgcttgtctaaacgtgaggtctacatatttgattctcaacagaagaagagaaatttgatgattaaggagccactaaacaa tgcttttcggagttacaagagactaggtggacaatctaagggaactaaaataacatggattccagcacag tgtgctcaacaaccgggatcactagattgtggctactacgtcatgcgttttatgtacgacataataatgaatcatggtaatagtcaagatcttactaag gatttttcaagaacattgccttattcaccggaggagattaatgaggtgaaagatttttgggcagattacttcatgaacaatgtcgaatttttagcttaa